The DNA sequence GAGTTGAAGAGAACGGGCATTTGTGGTATGTTTCTAAGGAATATGAAGAAGATACGTGGGCAGTAGGGGACTACGGATTATCTGAAACTCGTGGGACAGGCTCAACTTGGTAGTGGTAGGTTATACTTTATGGCCGTCAGAACGTGAAGATGTAGCAGATAGGTCTTTGCCAAGGAATCTTCCGGCCCTCTCTTGAGACTGCCTATATAGGTACTAAGGTAGTCGGTGTCGAATCTACCAGTCTTGTTTTGGAGGCCACTTTGTTTCCATTCCTAACTTTTAACCGAGAGAATCAACATCAAAATTTCACCCATCTTATGTTACCTGCCTATCCAATTGCTCAATATACACGATCTTTCTATCCTTCAGGCATTTTCTAATTGTGAAAGAGGCGCGTGGTGTATGATATAATTTACATCGGAACTTTATTACTTAGGTATCGGGAGTCTAAAACATGGTCCGGTCATAGAGAAGGTAGACATCACTGTTCTGAGCTCCTCGGTCATGGATTAGACCTTTTATGTGCTTATAGTAAATCGATCAGGTAGGTATGTCATCAGTTAAGGATTAGAAACGAGGTGAATAAacttttaaaaaaaaaaaaaaaagggaattTGCTAGACTAGGATATAGCAGCTTATCTATCCTCTCTTACTAACCTTCACAGaccctctttctcttttcgaCTTCCGAAGACTACAATAACACCATTCCCTGTTGTTATTTCTTTCCACTCCCTTCTCACAATCTAGCCCCAACGAATAAAGTTTGGATTCCCCGGATAATTCCGCACTTTTGTCTCTTCCACTACCTACTGCCTGCCTTTCATCACCCAACACATCTCACTCTACCCATGTCACGAAGAAGACGGAGTAGTCAGTATACTTACCATACttaccaacatcaccacccaagtACACAACCCCGCCATAAAACTCAGAGAAGAACCCATATCCGTAATCTTGTAGTATATATTCTCTAAATTCTAACCTCCACTCACTCTATAcccttctcccacctctATATATCCCCGTCCCATCCCTAAAacaccaaatccccctcccaccccaaccctctccctctaccCCTACCCCTTTCCACTcccttcaaccacctccccgcctcctccctaaccctcctttccaccaccccctccaccaacggAACAAACctaacccccttcctctcctgcgGTTTATTCCCCTGCTGCGTCCCCTGCGTAGAAGTAAATCCACTACTCCCCCCCAGCGTCCTCCCCAACGCACtaccacccaaccccgccatcttcacctccacaaacccctccccgacTACAACCCAGTCCCTTCTCACGTCATTGACGATCTGCTTGCTGAACATCCCTACCCTTGGGTTACTCCCAACTGTCAAGGACGACACCGATGTTGAGCCCATCGGGGAAGTGGTCATGGAGGTAAGGGTTGTTAATGTttcatccagctcctccatcacctcccccaactcgtCAGCTGAGTTGGCCGAGTTGTACAAGTAACAAACCAGGCTAGGTTTGAGCATATTAACCAGCCTGAGCAGCACAGCCAAAACATGCCGCTGCTCAAGTCTTGTCTGGCTAGATAACGACTTGACAATCTTCACCAACGATCCCAAAAGTGTGATCGCGTGAGAaatatcctcatcacccgTAAACTCCCTCGCACAACCGGGCCCCTCTGGCAAAAGGATACCCCCCAGCGCAGTGACATAAACCTCAAGCAAAACCCAACTGTTGCCCTCCTGACATGCAGCCTGCACAACAGCCGGTAGCATAAACTCCAGCATAAACGACCGAACATGCCCATTCTCAGTCATTGCCCTGGCGAGAATCGTCGTCTCCGACTCAAGCCTGTTATTCCCAATGGCAACCTTGAAATTATTCCACAGGTAATGAAACAGCTGCGGCACCGCAGTCGAATCCTTCTCTCCTAGCCGCACACCATAAGCAATGATACCGGCGGTGTGCAACTGGGGATCCTGCAAGCCAGGCGAGTAATCCAGACTTGGCTGAGTAAAAAACTGATCCGGGGGGCAGATCCCCACGCCGTGGGATTTGATCAGAGAGATCACCTGTCGAACAAAAGAGATGTACCGCTCGTGTTCTtgctggctgttgttgttgttgttgttgttgttgttgtctaGACGGAGAAAGGCGAGGTCTTCCTTGATTTTTTGCATAGCCAACTGGAGGATCTTGGAGAACTCCTCGCGATGTTCTTTGGCTTTTTGGAGCCCGGCTTCTCGGAGGGTTTTGCGCATGTAGTAGATTGCAGCGGCAAAGTAATCTAGGTTGGCGTTGTAGTTTGGCGAGGAACCGACCGAGACGGCGATCCGttcgaggaaggggaagccCCGGGTCTTGAGGACCTCGGCGAGGTAGTTCTCGTAGCAGAGGAACCTGTGGGGTTTGAGGACTGAGAGAACCCATAACCCTAGCATGCTGAGGCCGAGGTCCTTAAAGTCAAAGATGGAGTTTTTGAGCAGGGTGGCGATGAACAGGGGCAGGTACTTTCTGTCCTGGGTGTTCAACCTCTTGGGCAGGTCGGAAAACATCGAGTGTTTCCCAGGGATGAAGTAAGCCGAAAGGGGCGTGACCCGGTTGTTGACGAGCCGGGAAGCAACCCTTGCCCCTACGGTCACGACCTTTTCGACGCAGGATGCCTGTTTTGTTTGTCTCCCAAAAGACtttggttgagggaggcCCATGACGGTGCGGGCCATCCAGAAGAAGTCTCTTGTCAAGTTCTCGTTGATCCACAACACAGCCTCCTCGACGTGACCACTGTCTGCGTTCTCTGCTTCCATAAAGTCGCTCGAGTAGTGCTCCTCGGACGCCTCATCAATACGGCCCATGAAGTGGTCGAGGGTGTCGATAGCCACACGCAGAATGCCCCAGTCAACGCCAAGAGTCTGGAAGTCGAGGCTTGTGAATGTTTTTTGTAATTGCGCTGGATAAAACTGTCAGTCAAGACCTCAAAGAAGCCACCAAGCGAACCAACTTACGTGTATTCAACCCGTAAATCGCTGCCTCCAGCGAAGGAGCCCGCTGCAAAACATCCAACGAGGCTTTGagacaaacaaacaacacaTCCAACGCCGTAGTCTTGTTCTTGGCAATCATCtcatccttcatctccttTGTAATACCTGCCATCATCTCGCTCGACAGGTCACGGAATTGCTGCTCAATATCCGAGGCCGCCGACAGATACTGGTCCAGGATTTGGTTGAACACGTTGTTCCGCCACGACCTGAACGGCTCAAATGCTGCACGGCCTTCATTCTTGGCTATCACGAACCGAGCAAGCTGGTTCCAGGCCCGAACATTAATCAAGCAAGCCTCCTTGTGAGCGCTTGCTGGAGTGACCAGCTTCTCGATAAGATGGACACCCGGCCGTAGATCTGGCGGGGCAACCCAGAACAGGGTGCAGAGGAGATCGTGATGGTTGCGGAGGGCAGCGAGATCATGCTGGTGAATTGTGCATTCCTTGAGGTACTGCCGGTTATGGTTCGGCAGTGTCCTGGCCACAAGATTCCTAATATCGTTTGTCCGTTCAAGTTGCTTGAGCCTCTGAATAGCCAAGGCCAGCAGCTTGATGAAGATGTGAAAGCACCGGTCATCTGGCTCTATCATGAGTGAAGGACTGCgatcaagctcctccaaaAACTGTGGAGACTTGTACACCTCCTCGTTCCTGAGGTTCTCCAAATTTTGCGAACCGAAAAAGTCGAAGATTGTGCCAATGATAGTAGTACACTTCCGCCAACCCCATTGCTGAACCAGGAAGTGACATCTGGCCACAAGAGCGCGGCAGTACTCGTTGAAGCTGGGTGGCTGTCGAGGGTTCGACTTGTACAGCCCAAAGACGCGGTCCATGAGCTTGCGAGGCAGTAGCCAACCCTCGATAGGGGCTGTCTTTCTCATGCCAGAAATGAGAATACCGGAATCGTCAATCTCAGTCAGCGGCAGCAAGGTAAACATGTCCCGCCAAAGGGTCTCAAAGGCTTGCGCATCCTGACCGGACGCCGCCCCATTGCTGAGCTGGGCAGCGTGGACAATATCCCAGAAACCACTCCTTGGAATATTGGCGTTCTCCAGCActctcatcaacaccacccaacaatGGACGAGGACACGGTCCGATCGAACACCGCGTTCCCTGAATGAAAGACGCTGCAAGTCGCCATATAGGTCCCGCAAGTCTTCTAACCCAAGGTTCAAAAGACGCGTCACAGTGGCCGAAGCCAACTTCTTGAGCAGATCCTCAACTTTCATAGCTTGCATCAAGTTGACACCCGCCCGGGATATCGAGCGCACCGCGAGCAATGCCACACAAAAGCGAGATGCAACCTCTACGCTATCAATCTTGTTTCGGCCAGGGACATCGCCCAGGTTGACAGACCCCCACCGAGTGACGAAGCTGCTGAATACTTCCAGACATCGCGACACAAAAGCCTTTTCTCGAAGCTCATCGTCAATGCTCATCGACTCCAAGATGTACCTGACAATGAAATCAGCCGCCTCAACTGGCTTCTGCCCGTCCAAAACAGCTTCCGCCGGGTCAGCTGCCAGTTGGTCAGAAACCCAATCGACCAATATTCCGAGTTCCGACGAGGTCTGATCGTTCCAGATGCTCCACCTGAGCGTCTGCTGGTCAAAAACGAAACAGGTGGAGGCCTTTTGGTGGCGGATCCTCTCAGCTAGTGAAGGCTCGACTGCTTTTCGGACAAATCCACGGCCGAGGAGTGTGCTCTCATGGAAGAACACACCCATGTCAAGCGGGAAGATGTCAAAGTGCTGGGTATAATGACTGCCATATGGACCCAACCCCTGAAGCTTGTTCGCCGCCTGATCaatctgctgctgctgctgctgctgttgctgttcaACAACGGCGAAAGCAGCAGGTAAAGGATCATTTGCAAGGGTATATTGGGGAGCTTCCGTATCGATTTGTTGCGGCCGTTGCCTTTTCCGATACCTCGACTTTGAGCTCTTTTTAGGCGTTCTTGCTGATCCAGGAGCAGGTTCCGGAACAGTTGTCTCATCTTCACTTTGATGGGCCAGCTCTTGAAGTGTGAAATCCGCACCCAAGGCCCGACCAAGCCCATCTGTTGCTGGTAGATTCAACACAGCCCCAGCTCTTCTGTAGTAGGCATCAAGTTTCCGCTTTCTGGCCGCTAGTCGCTGTCGTTtatcctcatcttcatcttcttccaacTGAGCGGGTCGGAACTGTGGCTCGCGATCTGGCACATTTTTCCTTGGTGGCGGTTTGGGTCgagagatggagggtgtTCGAGCTAGCTCACAAGGTGCTGGAATAGATTCCACCGTCACGAATGAGTCAAAACCACTTTGCCTGATCAACTTGCGAGAAACAGGGGTACCAGAGGCAGGGGGTCTTTTAGGTGTTGGGTTTTTCGAGATTTCTCTCAGGGCTGGCCTGGGCTTCGGTCGCGGTGCTCGACTTACAACCGGAGCCGTAACCCTAGGCTTTGTCTTACCAGACTTCCAATCCTGAAGAGTTGACAGTGCGTCAACATTGTCCCTGCGGTTGGCCAAGCGGATACTCTTCTGTGTTGGACTATCCTTTCCGAGATCTGGCCTTTTGCGGACAGTACGTGCAGCTATCTTGATAAACTTGGGAGCATCGGGTTCTAGAACATCGAGAATACTGAGCAAGGGCGGTGTTGCTGCCCTTTTTCGAGTGCTGTGTTTCGCTGAAGTAGCATTTCCTTCCCGTCTTCGCTTCGCTGACGCCTTTCTGGAATAtgtcgagggtgaggatcTCGATGGACCAAGAGCCTGCGTAATTCTGGGCTGCCGCATATGTTGACCAGGAAGCCCTTTGAAAACAGACTTTCCGGTGGTGCTTTTCTGTTTCTTTGCCCTTTTGGACGTGTTGAAAGAACCGGATCGCCTCTTGTTGCCGGGAAGCATCCAGTCGACAAAATCTTCCTCAATCACGGAACCTGCATCATCTTCGATGATCAACACATTCTCGGTATCTGACAAGGACCTTTCCGTTGTCAAAGTAGGTCTTTGAGCCGGCGGGCTATCCGAATCATCCGAGTCATCGAATAATGGGAACTGTGTTGATACAGGCGGTCTACTTTGAGTACTTGGTTTCGGGAGTGCCACGCCCTTCCTGAATGGCTGCTCAACCAAAGGTTCAGGACTTCGTCGTGCTTGTCGAGCAGGTTTCTGCTGATTATTTGCTTGATTCAACCTCAACCATGAGGCTGGAAGAACCCCGCGAATTCTTTTGCTGGTTTCGCGAATCACATCGGAGTCGCTCTCAGAGCTGTGTCGGGAGCGAACTGACTCAGCATCGCTGCCTTCGCCCTCGTCATTCTCGTTGATCATGATTGGAGAGCCGGGGGTTGGAGTACGGGTCCTAGATCTATTGTTAATGTCTGGAGGAGACGATGATACATCATAGACCACAGGCGGCAGAATGATAGGTGGAACCACTCTCCGCTGAGGTGAAGATCCAGGAGATGAGTCCAGCACAGTCCTCAGCCTTTTCCTGGCGGACAACAGGCCGGAGAGTTGACGTTTAAGCTTCCGTGGCCGACCCCTTTTCCTCGGGCCTGGTTGAAGCCTGTCCAGAGGCGGAAATTCCTCATCATTAGAAAGGCTGGTGGCGTCCGTCTGTGTGCTGGGGGTTTGCTGACTACTAGTCGGCAAGTGGTGGGTTGGAGACGGTTTTGATGtagaaggagagagagccaGTTCATCGTTGTCATTGTCAAACAACAAGGGGCCGCTTTCTTCGGTATCTTGAAGCAGACCTCGTCCACTGGCCTCCTGActgtcctcctcagcttGGTACTCCTGCTCTTGAGAatcatcctcgtcggcgGCCCTCCGGGCTGACTGGGACGCCTGTTCAACTCTGATGGGTTTTACGCCATGTGACTTCATGAAACTTGTGTACCGGACATTTTCAATCATGTATGGGTGCTGCTGAATAGGTTTTCGTGGTCTCAAAGAGCGCTCCAGCCGAACAGCAGTTCTCCGGGCCagctcatcgccatcatctgCCGGTATTTCGCGGTTTTGTGGCGAACTGGGAGCGGCATGGGACCGTAACGGGGATccgggaggggttggcgtCCTGGAAAGGATGCTCGGAGGCGAAGAAAGCGGCGAAAGAGAGGACGATGTAGTCACTCGGACATAGCCAGTAGATATCTCGTCCTCCAAGAACTCTTGTTGATTCGTAATGGCCTCGGTAGACTCATGCGAGTGCTCTGGTTCAAGCCTTCGGTAGGTTCCATCGTTCGGAGCGGTAGGAAGTGGTATTGAAATCTTCGGCTTCGGTTTGGGGGCTGGCTTCGCTATCGGTGATGATAGTTTTTGTGTTTGGAAAACAAAAGACGACGCGGGGGCTGGCGAGGAGCCTGGAAAGTCCCAAATATCACCATTTTTCTGGGGTTGGGCAGCACGTTGTTCAACCGTTGTGGTGGCTACGGCTGTAGTCGCTGCTGCATCTGCAGGTATGTCTGTCGAGGTACTAGTTCCGAGGTCAAGGTCAGGAATCTCGAGGTCGCTGTAGTTGTCGTCATCGAAGTTGTCGTCGTCCGAGTCTGGTACCTCTCCGAGTTCCCTCCAGTTTCTCATGGCTTCGTATGGTCATGTCCGTAGGATTTGATGCATCATGGTCTTCTGCTCCCTGGAAACCATCAAGTGTTACTGAAGTACGGATCACGTTCATCAATGTTGAATGAGACGCGTAAACTGGTCCCAAAACGCGACGTGATGCCAACGGTGGGGCTCTCAGCACTGGCCACCGCGTTTGTGAGTGCCGTTTTGCACTTGGGCTGGTAGCAGAAACGGTGAAACAAGTCCGTATTGGGCCCGTAATTACGCTCACAATATACACCGTCCGTTTTTTTTGGCGAGAGGCCACTCCGTTGACATGCAAAACCGATCTTGATCCATTCatagtggtggtgaagagccATTCTCAGCCACAACTTATTGCCAACATGGGCGCCCAAGGGAAATTCTTTACAATCGCTGCGGTGGTGGCCCTCGGGATAGCAAATGGTAGGGCGTTCTGATTTGATGAAAGCATAACATCGGACTAAGAAACAATAGGATACTACACATTCAACCCGAGCTTGAAAGAAGCCAAGGAGAAAGCAGACGGAACATATCTCAGGTATGGGACCAGGAGAACTTGTGTGATTGACCAATGCTCATGTTAATAGTAAAACTTTGGAGAACCAAGACGCTCAGAAGAAGACTGCTAGTCAAGAGGACAAGAAGTCAACGAGTCAATGAGGGGCACTTGTTGAGAAATGACTGAAGGGCAGACACGAAAGATCTCATGATAAATTATACAGATACTCCTTGACAAATAGCTCCTCCTCTCATCATTTGCTCTCCTTTAACAAGAAGGTTCTCTTCCAACGTGCAACCTCTTGAGATGTCTAGCGGGCTGGCTGGAGTTGCTAGCTCCAGAACTTGTTAAGAGCAGCTCTCAGAATTTGAGTGGATCGATTTCGTCACAGTGCAAATGGCACCTCGTTACGTCAATTCCCCTCCTCGGGCGGGGCGGAAAATGCCAAGAGCCCTGTTAGTTGCAATTAAGCGGGGAGTCCAGGACCAGGGCCCCCAATCAGACCACTTCGAATTCCGAACTGGAAGGCCATCTGCCCGAAAAAAAGCTCGTCTGTGCATGACTTCACACATCACACAAAACAACGTCGACGAAGGAGCTCCAGGCCGCACGCCGCGCCGGTTACCCAATTAGACCCATCTCCTTTCCCCCACCAGCGTCGAATTTCCATCTTCCTACTCTCGCCCCGTCCGACCTCTTCGAATAGACCGTAATACCACACataccatcaccatgtcttCCGCCGTCCGCAACGCCCTTGTGCGCGCCAGCCGCCCGGCTACCGCGGCCCTCGGCCGCCGTGCTGCCACCACACacgccatctccaacccTACGCTGGCCAACATCGAGAAGAGATGGGAGGCCATTCCCCCTGCGGAGCAGGCCGAGCTCTGGATGTCTCTGCGCGACCGCATGAAGGGTAACTGGGCTGAGCTTACCAttgcggagaagaaggccggtAAGTTGCGGGTGCCAAGactttcatcatcatcaataccaccgccgccgaacACACATGAAGCTCTCGCGATAGGGGCTTGGAGCTATGGGGCAGCTGGGGACAATTGATAGGGATGGGAAGCGGCAGTATGGGAAGCTTGCTGGGAATTTGGGAAGCTTCAAGGAGCTTGTTGGGCTGCACtgccgtcaccaccacatccccgCTCTCGGCCCTTATCGTCGACCAATATGTCATGGAACCAGACAGAAGCTAACTCGAGCTCAGCCTACTGGATCGCTTTCGGTCCTTGGGGCCCCCGCACCGAACCTCCCCAGGGTGAGGGTAAGAAGGTCTTCCTCTACACTGTTATCGGTCTCGGCGTCAGCGCTGCCATCTTCGGCACCATGCGCGCTTTCGCCAAGCCCGCCCCCGCGACCATGACCAAGGAGTGGCAGGAGGCGACAAACGAGTACCTCAAGGTGCGTACAATATCAAACTGGCTTGGGACTCGGATGGACAGATATGCTGACATACAATTGCTGCTCCCAGGCTCAAAACTCCGACCCCTTGACCGGTATCTCGTCCGAGGGCTACAAAGGCAAGGGCCACATCCAgtccccctcatcaaaggCTTAAATCAACAGGTCCGGTTTCTTTTGTCGTTAGACGCAATACTACTACTCACCAGGCAAATATGCCTGGATATCACGATTCTGAAGAAGAGTCTAGGGAGAAGAACATTGAGAAGGGGGGCGGAGCATTGGAGCTTACTGGTGCTAAAAACTGGATGGGGGTGTAAATACTGTACAATGCTGACAATGCGACATCGTGTCCTATTTCACGGTGGATTTCCTGTGGTGGTCTGTTTTCATATCTCATACCCCGAAAATTGTTGATGACCCAACTCAATATATGTTTGCAGAATTCCATATTCGCCCTGCTCTCGTGGCAGGGTATGAGCTCCTTGTGGAAGATGAGGTCATGGCTGCGAGTTAGCAAGGACGCCCATATCAATGGATTTTGACGGGTCCGGGAAAGGCGATCCACtctccaccacacacaccaatGGCATGATATCACATGCTTGAGGCTCGGATAAAGCTTGAGTAAGGGATTGAGAGAGGCTCCGGGGAAGTGTACTGGGAACCGTGATGTCGAGTGAGGGGTGATAGCTATTCTTCGCCTCGATATTAGCTGCTGCATACCTGGTCGTGCTGGTGTAGAGCATGCCAGGTGGCATCTATGTTTGCCCCTGTATACGATACGCTCAAGTAAGTTTATCTCATCCTTTAAGTTCATAGCAAGGATTATAGTAGTAATGTTGTTTGTCGGTAGACCTTGATTGAGAACGGCACCATAACTGCCCATAGACATACTGATGGCTACCTATCTGCTCGTATCCCGAGTATAGGTCTCAGGGTTACATCCCCTAGCTACACAACCGCAACTGTAGCctcgtgtgtgtgtgtgtgtaagCGGACACTATTGCCATTTGACGGTCACACAATTTTACAACAGCTTTCTTTCATGTGATAGCTCACTGAACACCACCAGCTAGCTACCTAACTCACTTTGAGATAGCTTTCCAAGCacgaaccaaccaaccccgcGTTCTTTCTTGGTCACCACCAC is a window from the Podospora pseudocomata strain CBS 415.72m chromosome 6, whole genome shotgun sequence genome containing:
- a CDS encoding hypothetical protein (COG:S; EggNog:ENOG503NY8B); translation: MRNWRELGEVPDSDDDNFDDDNYSDLEIPDLDLGTSTSTDIPADAAATTAVATTTVEQRAAQPQKNGDIWDFPGSSPAPASSFVFQTQKLSSPIAKPAPKPKPKISIPLPTAPNDGTYRRLEPEHSHESTEAITNQQEFLEDEISTGYVRVTTSSSLSPLSSPPSILSRTPTPPGSPLRSHAAPSSPQNREIPADDGDELARRTAVRLERSLRPRKPIQQHPYMIENVRYTSFMKSHGVKPIRVEQASQSARRAADEDDSQEQEYQAEEDSQEASGRGLLQDTEESGPLLFDNDNDELALSPSTSKPSPTHHLPTSSQQTPSTQTDATSLSNDEEFPPLDRLQPGPRKRGRPRKLKRQLSGLLSARKRLRTVLDSSPGSSPQRRVVPPIILPPVVYDVSSSPPDINNRSRTRTPTPGSPIMINENDEGEGSDAESVRSRHSSESDSDVIRETSKRIRGVLPASWLRLNQANNQQKPARQARRSPEPLVEQPFRKGVALPKPSTQSRPPVSTQFPLFDDSDDSDSPPAQRPTLTTERSLSDTENVLIIEDDAGSVIEEDFVDWMLPGNKRRSGSFNTSKRAKKQKSTTGKSVFKGLPGQHMRQPRITQALGPSRSSPSTYSRKASAKRRREGNATSAKHSTRKRAATPPLLSILDVLEPDAPKFIKIAARTVRKRPDLGKDSPTQKSIRLANRRDNVDALSTLQDWKSGKTKPRVTAPVVSRAPRPKPRPALREISKNPTPKRPPASGTPVSRKLIRQSGFDSFVTVESIPAPCELARTPSISRPKPPPRKNVPDREPQFRPAQLEEDEDEDKRQRLAARKRKLDAYYRRAGAVLNLPATDGLGRALGADFTLQELAHQSEDETTVPEPAPGSARTPKKSSKSRYRKRQRPQQIDTEAPQYTLANDPLPAAFAVVEQQQQQQQQQIDQAANKLQGLGPYGSHYTQHFDIFPLDMGVFFHESTLLGRGFVRKAVEPSLAERIRHQKASTCFVFDQQTLRWSIWNDQTSSELGILVDWVSDQLAADPAEAVLDGQKPVEAADFIVRYILESMSIDDELREKAFVSRCLEVFSSFVTRWGSVNLGDVPGRNKIDSVEVASRFCVALLAVRSISRAGVNLMQAMKVEDLLKKLASATVTRLLNLGLEDLRDLYGDLQRLSFRERGVRSDRVLVHCWVVLMRVLENANIPRSGFWDIVHAAQLSNGAASGQDAQAFETLWRDMFTLLPLTEIDDSGILISGMRKTAPIEGWLLPRKLMDRVFGLYKSNPRQPPSFNEYCRALVARCHFLVQQWGWRKCTTIIGTIFDFFGSQNLENLRNEEVYKSPQFLEELDRSPSLMIEPDDRCFHIFIKLLALAIQRLKQLERTNDIRNLVARTLPNHNRQYLKECTIHQHDLAALRNHHDLLCTLFWVAPPDLRPGVHLIEKLVTPASAHKEACLINVRAWNQLARFVIAKNEGRAAFEPFRSWRNNVFNQILDQYLSAASDIEQQFRDLSSEMMAGITKEMKDEMIAKNKTTALDVLFVCLKASLDVLQRAPSLEAAIYGLNTPQLQKTFTSLDFQTLGVDWGILRVAIDTLDHFMGRIDEASEEHYSSDFMEAENADSGHVEEAVLWINENLTRDFFWMARTVMGLPQPKSFGRQTKQASCVEKVVTVGARVASRLVNNRVTPLSAYFIPGKHSMFSDLPKRLNTQDRKYLPLFIATLLKNSIFDFKDLGLSMLGLWVLSVLKPHRFLCYENYLAEVLKTRGFPFLERIAVSVGSSPNYNANLDYFAAAIYYMRKTLREAGLQKAKEHREEFSKILQLAMQKIKEDLAFLRLDNNNNNNNNNSQQEHERYISFVRQVISLIKSHGVGICPPDQFFTQPSLDYSPGLQDPQLHTAGIIAYGVRLGEKDSTAVPQLFHYLWNNFKVAIGNNRLESETTILARAMTENGHVRSFMLEFMLPAVVQAACQEGNSWVLLEVYVTALGGILLPEGPGCAREFTGDEDISHAITLLGSLVKIVKSLSSQTRLEQRHVLAVLLRLVNMLKPSLVCYLYNSANSADELGEVMEELDETLTTLTSMTTSPMGSTSVSSLTVGSNPRVGMFSKQIVNDVRRDWVVVGEGFVEVKMAGLGGSALGRTLGGSSGFTSTQGTQQGNKPQERKGVRFVPLVEGVVERRVREEAGRWLKGVERGRGRGRGLGWEGDLVF
- the cox5 gene encoding Cytochrome c oxidase subunit 5B, mitochondrial (EggNog:ENOG503P5Q4; COG:C) encodes the protein MSSAVRNALVRASRPATAALGRRAATTHAISNPTLANIEKRWEAIPPAEQAELWMSLRDRMKGNWAELTIAEKKAAYWIAFGPWGPRTEPPQGEGKKVFLYTVIGLGVSAAIFGTMRAFAKPAPATMTKEWQEATNEYLKAQNSDPLTGISSEGYKGKGHIQSPSSKA